A stretch of the Mesorhizobium sp. Pch-S genome encodes the following:
- the mnmA gene encoding tRNA 2-thiouridine(34) synthase MnmA has protein sequence MNSLDLPGRPEDTRVVVAMSGGVDSSVVAGLLKREGYDVVGVTLQLYDHGAATHRAGSCCAGQDIEDARRVSETLGIPHYVLDYEERFRKAVINPFAESYVAGETPIPCVSCNQTVKFADLLATAQDLGADALATGHYIRSRANGAHRALYRPVDADRDQSYFLFATTQAQIDYLRFPLGGLPKPDVRAMAEQMGLVVAAKQDSQDICFVPQGKYSDVIAKLKPTAANPGDIVHIDGRVLGRHDGILRYTIGQRRGIGVASGEPLYVVHLDADRSRVIVGPREALETHKIYLRSMNWLGDDALAAIPTGGLELFAKVRSTRPPRPAVLHHRNGSTWVELVDGESGIAPGQACVLYSDDGNEARVFGGGFIERSERGAEAEAMLSRLTGKPSTIAAE, from the coding sequence ATGAACAGCCTGGACCTTCCCGGACGCCCAGAAGACACGCGCGTTGTCGTTGCCATGTCTGGCGGCGTTGATTCCTCCGTCGTCGCCGGTCTCCTCAAGCGCGAGGGCTATGATGTCGTCGGCGTAACCCTGCAACTCTACGACCATGGCGCGGCCACCCATCGCGCCGGTTCCTGCTGTGCGGGCCAGGATATCGAGGACGCGCGCCGGGTTTCGGAAACCCTCGGCATCCCTCACTATGTCCTCGACTACGAAGAACGCTTCCGCAAGGCTGTGATCAATCCGTTCGCCGAAAGCTACGTCGCCGGCGAGACACCGATCCCCTGCGTGTCGTGCAATCAGACCGTCAAGTTCGCCGACCTTCTGGCAACGGCCCAGGATCTCGGTGCCGATGCTCTGGCGACAGGCCATTATATCCGTTCAAGGGCCAACGGCGCCCATCGCGCCCTGTATCGTCCGGTCGATGCCGATCGCGACCAGAGCTATTTCCTGTTTGCCACCACGCAGGCGCAGATCGACTACCTGCGCTTTCCCCTTGGCGGTTTGCCCAAGCCGGACGTACGAGCCATGGCTGAACAGATGGGCCTCGTTGTAGCCGCCAAGCAGGACAGTCAGGACATCTGCTTCGTGCCGCAGGGCAAGTATTCCGACGTCATCGCAAAGTTGAAGCCCACAGCCGCCAATCCCGGCGACATCGTCCATATCGACGGCCGGGTGCTTGGCAGGCATGACGGCATCCTGCGCTACACCATCGGCCAGCGCCGTGGCATCGGTGTCGCCTCTGGCGAACCGCTCTATGTCGTTCATCTCGACGCCGACCGTTCAAGGGTCATCGTCGGTCCGCGCGAGGCGCTGGAAACGCACAAGATCTATCTGCGGTCCATGAACTGGCTGGGCGACGACGCCCTTGCAGCCATTCCGACCGGCGGCCTCGAACTGTTCGCCAAGGTGCGCTCGACGCGCCCGCCGCGGCCTGCCGTTCTCCATCACCGCAACGGCAGCACCTGGGTCGAGTTGGTGGATGGCGAGTCCGGCATCGCGCCGGGCCAGGCATGCGTGCTTTATTCCGATGACGGCAATGAGGCCCGCGTCTTTGGCGGCGGCTTCATCGAGCGGTCGGAACGCGGCGCCGAGGCCGAAGCCATGCTGAGCCGCCTGACCGGGAAGCCGTCGACTATCGCCGCAGAGTAA
- a CDS encoding Gfo/Idh/MocA family oxidoreductase gives MKPRIAVLGCGYWGSNHIRTLKGLGALHAVSDANFARAEGFASEQDCLAIAPDDLFKRDDVDAIVMALPPQFHADLSIRAVEAGKDVLVEKPIALTVPDAERSVQAAKDNHRVFMVGHVLRFHPAFEKLKALVDAGELGEIRYIHSHRLGLGKFHTENDALWDLAPHDLSMILALTGTEPLEVRGEGAALLDHLSDFAHLHMRFPNNLRSHLFASRLNPYRERRLTVVGARAMAVFDDVEPWERKLAVYHHAVWQDSGQWAATSNEPTYIEVEQGMPLTRELQHFLQCIETRAEPRTDGEEAIRVLRILTAGTVTHGRIGG, from the coding sequence ATGAAACCGCGTATAGCAGTCCTCGGATGCGGGTACTGGGGCAGCAACCATATCCGGACGCTGAAAGGGCTGGGCGCACTCCATGCGGTTTCAGATGCCAATTTCGCGCGTGCTGAAGGTTTTGCCAGCGAACAGGACTGCCTGGCCATCGCGCCGGACGACCTTTTCAAGCGCGACGATGTCGACGCCATCGTCATGGCGCTGCCGCCGCAGTTCCATGCCGATCTTTCGATCCGTGCCGTCGAGGCCGGCAAGGACGTGCTGGTCGAGAAGCCGATCGCGTTGACAGTGCCGGATGCCGAGCGCTCGGTTCAAGCGGCAAAGGACAATCACCGCGTCTTCATGGTTGGCCATGTGCTGCGTTTCCATCCGGCTTTCGAGAAACTGAAGGCGCTGGTGGATGCCGGCGAACTCGGCGAAATCCGCTACATCCATTCACACCGTCTCGGCCTTGGCAAATTCCACACCGAGAATGATGCGTTGTGGGATCTGGCGCCGCACGACCTGTCGATGATCCTGGCTCTTACCGGCACCGAACCGCTGGAAGTGCGCGGCGAGGGGGCGGCGCTGCTCGACCATCTCAGTGATTTCGCGCATCTGCACATGCGCTTCCCGAACAATCTGAGAAGCCACCTCTTTGCTTCGCGGCTCAATCCCTATCGTGAGCGCCGCCTGACCGTGGTCGGCGCCAGGGCGATGGCGGTTTTCGACGACGTCGAGCCTTGGGAAAGAAAGCTCGCGGTTTATCATCACGCCGTATGGCAGGACAGCGGTCAATGGGCCGCCACCAGCAACGAGCCGACCTATATCGAGGTCGAGCAGGGAATGCCGCTGACGCGTGAGCTGCAGCACTTTCTGCAATGCATCGAAACGCGCGCCGAGCCCCGCACGGACGGCGAAGAAGCGATCCGGGTGCTGCGTATCCTGACCGCGGGTACGGTCACCCACGGCCGTATCGGCGGCTGA